The Plasmodium cynomolgi strain B DNA, chromosome 5, whole genome shotgun sequence genome segment NNATCCGCTAAATTTTGAAGATCCTGATGCAGAGTTACTTTGATTTCATCACTTCCTCCAGATGTTGTATTCAATGTCTTGTGTTTGCATATTCCACGAAAAGATAATAGATCTTTATCAAATTTACTGTCTTTAGAGTattcattaaattctttacaaTATTCACTAGAATCATCATGTTCACACTTACTTTTCATTCGCTTATAAAAATCAATTGCTTCTTTAAAATATTGACAGTGCACactatcatatattttaaaatttctaagGGCTACATCAGGATATCCATCATACAATNcgaaataatcatataatttttttatctctgtaatttcatttaattttaatttataaaattcgCACGGAAACTCCTTCTTACCAGAAAATCTATTTACTAGATTAGGCCAtaacaaaggaaaagaacCAATATCAGattcattaatattattagCTATTACTTGATCATAAAACCAGTATTTCAAATATTTGCAGGAATTcacactcttttttttatccttatctattttaccaaaatgaaaatcatACTCATTTGATACAATGGAATAATTTCTAGtaaactttttatataaatttctaAATAAAGATTTCACTTTAGTATTCACTAAATAGTCAACAGAACATTGTACATGATCACTACCATCAACACAAACTTTATTAAACAcagtataaaaattatacaatgtTTTATTCACCAATCCGAAATCCTAAAAgtgacattttaaaaaaaggcataaagtatacattttcattatttttacatatattaccTATTCTGTATagacaaaaatgtaaaaacttttataaatTGCCAtagttaatttatttttcagtaaaaaacataaaaatcaCATGTGCCAGCTTATAAAAGGTACGTGGACGTGCGCTTTCTGACATATTTCAATAagcaattattttaaaaaatttacataattctatttaaaaaatataaaaagacaTTGTCTAGCAATACATTATATATTGTCTTCTTATTAATATACAAATCATAGCTAATACTATTTAATTTACTGAATATGTTGAAAATTCTTGTGATAAAAATAGGTTAGGGACTTTAATGTCATATAATACAAACACATTTAAACgtagaataatataataaagtTACATGACGCAATATTTAACGTAAACAGTAAAATGATACTCTAATATGTCACCTCTTACtattttaatgtattataGTAAAAGGCATtctacaaatatataaagaaatgaaataaatgtttCCTAATATATACTCtagttataatatatatgagaAAAACTGTAGTTATATTAATTCATAATGCGATCATAAAGTATTTTTCAATGTAAATACCATTAaataggaaaagaaaaattccaatagatattatatattatttcttctGCTGCTTCGATGTTTATCATgcaaattataataattaacgTCTTTTTCAGCATAATAAAGAATATTATTTTGCCTACGGGATTTGTGCAAAAGTacgtaataaaaaataatactttTCATATAGCCCTAAAAACGAtcaataaaaagtaaataaataatttatataaaaatagtttttataacatgaataatTTCAATTTCAATAATAGTTTTTTCCattataattacattttttaaaaatatgcttacaTCCTATtagtgtatatttttctctttatatATTACTCTTCCCATTATTcgaaaatttatatttcccCCTGTTGTGTAacttacttttttatataataccNNNNNNNNNNcgtttttttaatataaattattgttTGACATAATTATACAAATTAACGAATGTAAAATGTATCATATGGGTTgaaacgtttaaaaaaaatatatttttattttttcttaaaaagttATGAAAAGGCTAAGCATGTATTATGCacctatatttttcaatcAATAAAGCATGGCTACACATCAAGATTAGCGTAAAATTATTCAATTTATGTAATGTGAAACAAATTATgagaacatttttatatcaacATGTTAGTAATTCACGTGAGCACGAAGATCtatgaaaaatgagaagaaatatttcttcattttttatttttaaggattattaaaaaaatgatacctTCTTTACGTTAGATGTGCAACATGTAGAATAACTCTTATATATTAGTTTTTTTCACTACAGCGATTAATAAGACATAAATTTACAACAAAttgttaaattaaaaaaagcgcgAAAATTATTTCGTTGCCTTTTGAACAtagcattttcttcttcctatAAATTAGATATAATTCGAAAAAACTTTCTTTATTtgtcatttatatttttatttaaaacaaaaattaaaatagttttgctaaatgtaaaaaagtatGCACAGAATAAATGcgtatttataaaatgaaatctTAATCGTAGATAatttaaaacaatttttatttgttaaacatagttaactatttttatgctttataAAGGTAGCCTTATGCAGGTGcacaaatataatttttttataaaaaaattgataatttttattcttttaaattttgttagTTTTAacacattatatataacattactcattacaaaataattgcaCATGCTTTaagatacataaaaaaagttatgccTATATCATTATTAAGCATGCTGACATTAGTATAAACACCTCGCCAGACTGCAATATATAGACTAAGCATAATGTAACAAATCATAACTATTCTCCTTATGAATTGGTAAAAtgtctacaaaaaaaatgataatacctttatatagaaaacataatttcgcaaataaaacaaatgtattttttaaaaaaaagagattaacaaattaaattaataaaatataaaaaaaaaaaaaattgcatgttttttataaaatatttgaaggGTGCACAATATGATGTgcaatacatatataaaaagcaTAAAACGAACCCCTGTTAGTTTATCTGACTAACGTAAATACAAATGCATGAATttgtaaaacaaaaaaatatttcccttttgatTAAACATTTAATTCTTTCTCAACCTTCACTTTACGAATTAATTATCACGTTCTTTCCTAAATAGTTGCCCTAAATTTCTGTTGCTGCTACAATTTGTTATAAAAAGTAATCATCCACTGTGCATAAACTAGTAAGAATTATTTTGCTGTAAACTGGGCTTAAGTACCACgtgttttgcttttccatTAAGCATCTGCTGTATCTTCCGTTTAATCTTTAATAAGTAATGCGTTTTATGTCATATcatatatcataaaaaagtttttctatataataattcctttttagtCCAAAGATACCCTCGACACTGTTACATATCTGTAACATTTCACTTAATAATTAAGTGCTACCcagttctcctttttttacgtacaATGTAgtatattttatgaatttttttattatcctaATTTTACACCTACTGTAGAGCACTGCTGAAAGAATTATATCTACTACCCCCCTCGTAGTGCTCATTGTACAAATTTGACATTTTATGCcacacaaaaatgatttCACCTAGAATAGTAAGGCACATAATATCCATCATCATAGTAATTCGTATCGGTGCCCATACCCATATCCATACCCATATCCATACCCATATCCATATTCATACCCATATTCATACCCATATCCATATCCATGCACATATCATTTGAACCTTGTTCAGATGTTCCCTGtttaaattcttcaaaaagttcagcgtaatttttttttttctttttaccaAACCATCTACTCCAAGATGTAAACTgcaataaaaacgaaaaacataaaaggtaaaaatttatttcaaaataatcacaTATTAAGTAAAATAAACCATGAACACTAGcaaatatgtttatatttttaaaattatttcatttttactttataacaaaataacaaaatgatcACTAGTGCTGCGGAAagataaacgaaaaaaggcgTCTTCCATATATTTAAACCCCCCAAAACGCTCTCTACTTGGGGAGTACTGTCATTAAAATCAACAGCATAAGGATCTTTTCTAATTCTTCTCCTATAATCATAATAATCATCTTCATGTAATTTCGGAATTCTTAatgttttttcataatattcaTGCTCTGGTGACATTTCGGTACAGGATGATAAATTAGTAATTCTTCCATCTTTACTTAGCGTATAattacatttaaaatttttatattccatGTCATCAGAACCTGCATGTGAAGTTGCCATTAGTCTAAACGTTCCTGTACGtgtttgttgtttttttggaTGAGAACGGAATGAATCAGTTCCTTGATCAGTTGTTTCTGTTATGTTCTCATAACCactacattttaatttagatAACACTTCGTACGGATTAAGCTGATTAAAATCAAAATAATCACACACCTCTTCCCATAAACAGTGATGTTTATGCTtgtcatataattttttaatgtaaacGACATAATCGCAGTACGTATTTTTGCAATAATTCTTCCCAGAAACAGCACAATCATAAATTGCtttactatttttaaaaaaatcgtgtAAAAGTCTTTTTTCGCTCGATTCAATTATTTTACGTTCTATCTTAAAATCACAATATActttatttaattcatttaaattaatttgaaGCAATATTTCATCGagatcattaaaaaattggtgGTAATTGTTATAACAtgaaccatttttataaattttgtgtaGTTCTCTAGATATCCAATATGTATAAAACGTGCAACGATCATCATGCGTACTTTTTTCAAGATCTCCcagattttaatttaaattttttaaattccccACAAACTTGGTACATAAGTCTcttaaatgttttttttcaggaCCTCTCATACTATTCCTATTGCAATAactatcatatttttctagATTTTGTATGctattcaatttttcatatcTAACATTCGAAGGTAGCTTTTTCAAAACactgaaaataaaaagggatgaATTCATATTAACACAAACATTTTGAATAACAcccaaaatataaattttttattttgtcaaatATAGTACACTCAAGTAATAATATGCCATAAATAATGTATTGTAAAACATagaaatgtacaaatgtCTGCTCATCCGCAGCTGTCATCGTGAGTTAGGATACgtttatttcataaaataattaggAATATTACTGCACATATAGAAATACAACGCAGAGCTCAGTTTATCAGATATGCGTTGCTTTGCATCAATTTTAGGAAATAAGAGAAATATGTTTAGCAATAGGTCTTTATGAACTGCACTTTAGTATTAAAATGCTACAGTAGCATCTGAGccaaatatgtaaaaattttttggaataCTGAAAGAATTTaaactaaaaaaagaaatatgataacccaaataaaatataatgttataggacaaaaagttattttaaaaattttaattttttgtgaacaatGCATGTCTGTATTAATTACACATTATGAGacatataatttcttttttcatacatataaaGTATAACACGtatgaaaatatacaatCAATAGTCttgtttcacattttaagaTACCTCTTATAAGTATGTATCACATGtgtaaagcaaaataaacatttattgGGGGTTTATAACCATGACGGCTATGTTATAAGACATCATTATTGTGTGAagttaaatatatgtaatcaTATATATCTTTTAATTCCCTTTTACAAacattaaataatatgaaacTACAAATCAAAAGTTTAAATGAACGAAACAGATATAcaacaaattaatatatataatgcattaataggGCAGTAAATGTTTGTCatgctaaaaaatgatgattgaaacaaaattgttgaCTATTTTTACATCGCTGGAAAATTCCCATAGTTTGTAGTAAAACATATAGAGTTGTTAACTATTTTCATAACGAATTAAGGGAACcccccaattttgttttacctaaattatttattattacgTAATACATAAATTCCTTGGGGGCCCTTGtgaataaacatataattatgtaaaaaatgaataggtTAATCattttaagataaaaaattctaaaaaattcTGGAATTCAATATCTTatacgaaaataaaaaaaatgacaaatttttttctcacataTTTCGAACACAATAAATAACACTGTTTctacaaactttttttaaattgtgttATGTATAAAATGGTATTTTAAGCGaagcgaaaaatatttataaaaatatatttatttttatattatttttcgcACATAAAAGAATATCAATTAAtcaaattatattatcatgTCATATTTTCGGacttatataatttttatgtgtccttccttcttttcaatGTCATAAtaataacacaaaaaaatattattttattcaaataaacaaaaagggaacgaataaaaaaaacatttcctttatttttcaagTAATTTTATAGacagtaaaattaaaaatatattcaaaatCGTTGTGATGACGTTTGTGTTATTATACACGGTAGCGGAAAATTGCgttctcttatttttataataccCGTACTAACATTTACAGGTATAATGTAGTATGAAATGAAACACATTgattgttattatattattacattaatAGATATTTATCTATGTATAGTAATATGTTTTCTTATTTACCTTCatgaaaatcatttttttttttttttttttttaaacggtgcaatgaaatatttgtacatttttgttccttgttaatttttgtatgctAAGAAAGCAGTTCAGGTTATATTTCGCTTTTAATCTTTATTGTCCAGtctataataaaaatatttgatatCCATTCTACtttatcaaaatattttatgttttaattattgttgataatttttactttttgcaACTTATTTAAACTACATTGTAGTTGAAAATAGTAGTGACTATCACACCTCACTaaatatgctttttttttaagtcctCATCAGTTAAACAAACTGTTTAACATACATTGTACGTTGTGTAATGTAGATGAATCGTTTTAATTGTTTTCTTGATTCCACAATTATCCTTAattattcataatttaattCACTGATCATATCATGTGGTTATTTTCCACCTAAAGTGTGCTATTTCTATTCCATCTGACAAACAACGTTTCGAATGTTATTTTAGCATAAAATCATTCCCAactattattaaaaataagcgCGTTTGTCCATCAACATATATCTTTTTATAGATCATTTAAAAGTATTTCACTTCTATAATTAGTGGGATCGAGGATGCCTAAAGAATTCTCAAATTACGTCATTCCCAAAAGTTTAATTCTAACTTGCTCCATTTTACCCTCCTAAATGTAAGTACTACTAAATAATAAGCGCAACGAATACTTTGTTAAAATATGTTGATAAATATTCAGCTGCAAAATTGCCAATAATTGGTAGATCCCATTCACATTTTgcgtattaaaaaaaatatatatacctattCGCATTCGCTTAAATAAATactatattttcaaaatgctCAAATTaagcatttttgtaaaaaacgCGATATATACTGGGCATATATAAACTGCTGTTTCGTGTGGTAATATTTGAATataacacacacatatgcaaaagaaaaaggggctcTCCTTTTGTCACAGgccatttaatttttgtttaagaTAAATGTGCTAAATTATCGTTTGATAGGTATGCACTACAATGTGTTATTATGAGGCAACCCTTCAAAGTGGCTTTATAAATAGTAACAAATCGTGACTACTCGTTAAAACGTCTACTAATGTTCTTAATAGGACACTAGGACAAACATGAAAGTCTTATtgtacaacaaaaaataaaagaatgcGACTACAGGgatagttaaaaaaaaattatttaatgtgTCTATATGGCATCTAAAACGATAAAACTGTGATATTATCGTCATTATTAATGCAACATTGTGTTTATTACACCCAGTTTCGCAATTCCCTATGCGCGGAATGGATGAAACTGCTGAGAATAATGGCCCAAACGATAGAAATTACTactttaattaaaaataatttgtagcTAAAACTAAGTATcattaaatgaaattataaaagattaacaatttcgttttttattacaCAGTTTACATACACATTGATgattattcctttttcttgaTGAAGTCTACAACAAACCATGAATACGCTAATATCTCTTCCATGCTAGTGAACAATAAtgaactaaatataaaaattaagtttCTCATtctgtataaatatataaaacatgTGCAAAAGGGTAAGAACACATATTAAAAACGCAAtaaatgcaatttttaaaaagaaatataaaaaaaaaaaaaagattttattgtaaaattcaccaaaaatattatttttgcttaaacGAATACACTAGTGTAAATCAttctgaaaaaataaaaaatatataattatttgttcTCATTCgcaatataaaattaaactaCCTCCCTCaaatgtattaataataatggcTTATTCTTAACTTATGTTTTAGGAAATTTCGTGGAAAAGCCAAAATTCCTTTAAGTTGTTCGCGTAACATTTCACATTCACACAGATATAACACGTTatgtggtgaaaaaaaattggacaaaaaaaaaaatatgtaatactTATTGgataatccttttttatgctctTTTGGAATGAAtgcattattatttattttaaatgaaaattgaGAGAATGTTTCTGTTTTTTACAATGCCTAAATACCACTGCATTAGCCACATTTCAGttcataggaaaaaaaaaatacacattatgttaacattttttcttaattcgtatattttttattcattccaaaataaattccaaattgtgtttttattatatacgCAAAAATGTTCCCAATTgtcttttttcaaatttgaagaTATGCTATTTgagcatttttaataaatatttttatattaaaagtAAGATAGCAAATCATTTCCATTTATGTATGCAATATATATTAGAATAAAACGAACTGCTTGTTTTACATAATGAAGTGTGtgtagaaaaatgaaattgtaTACATTCCAcaaaacttaaaaaaggaaataattaaggatagtattttttttgttatcacATTCAGAACTGGTTGTAAAGAGTATAATCATCgttaaaagcattttttgagataagtattttttatataatgtgAAACATATATTAACACTTTGTAgtaaatttttgatttttatttaataatatattttttttaattataacaCTTTTAATGTAAGAATACTGGTTTTTCATGCACTCACTATTTAATTTGTGCAATGTGCATTTAACCAAAAGGGATAACACACCACTGCGTTGTTAAAAAGTTATTATAAGCCAACTTGTGTAATTAAatggtataattttttccttcgcaaATGGAACAATTATATATCGAAAAGTgttctttattatttcatataGGTAACATTTGCGTTTAATAATGTTTCAAAAGACATAATGGAAAATAACTATTTCAAAGCAAGCTGAAGTTCCTACTTCGGGGAATTTAGTGCTATTTGTTCTACATTGTGTACAGTATTAATGGAATAgcttaatatttcttttactctataaaaatgctttttattttctacttTATGATAttagttttcatttttttcgcaattaATTCAGTCTATTTAATTTGCACAATTCTGATTATTACCTCTATGGTtctttattaaataataaaacaaacaataattgtaatatttatttatgtctAAAAATTAATTAGAAAGAAGTTTACATGGTATATTTACGGATTATGTTCTTTTATCAATGCTGTAGTGTTACCTACACGGCTAAGatcatcaattttgttttttatttaaattatttaggCCAAAATATGTCTTCTAACGAGCAAGGTCACGgtgtaattttcattttattttttgttgaaaGCAAGTCTTAGCTTCATCAATTAATCCTTTTATACAGAATAATtgtttttacaattttatatatatatttcaattccgcaatttattttcagtATGAAGTGttgaataatttatattcacTATATTATCctacataattttataagtatgacaaagaaaaacaaaaatcagAACAGATTAAAATGATCAAAGACTTTTATGAATGTTATGTCAACATTAAAAATCTTGACGTTGAAAAAGCAAGCCATTACCGTGTAAATTATAGATTGTTCATTCATGAAAATATTGATctatataatgaaattaaaagTGAATGTGCTGCTGATGAAACACTAAAAAACTATTGTTCAAACtattataattacaaaaattcgTATGTGCAAGAAGACAATGAGTATTTCGAAAGAAGGGCAAAATTAAGAGCTAAAACTACAGAATCAAGAGAACAGACGACATATTCCCACCcagaaaaattaagaaatacgtttgatttttttttcttatgatGGTTCAGGTACAACTATAAGGCGTACTATAATGCCAACGTGTGCAACTATCGCAATTTTGTTGGCATATTCTATTTATTCAAGGTAAACGTTAATGCCATTTGTAAATGTCAATAGTATTAGTCCGTTATTATAACA includes the following:
- a CDS encoding hypothetical protein (putative) translates to MNSSLFIFSVLKKLPSNVRYEKLNSIQNLEKYDSYCNRNSMRGPEKKHLRDLCTKELHKIYKNGSCYNNYHQFFNDLDEILLQINLNELNKVYCDFKIERKIIESSEKRLLHDFFKNSKAIYDCAVSGKNYCKNTYCDYVVYIKKLYDKHKHHCLWEEVCDYFDFNQLNPYEVLSKLKCSGYENITETTDQGTDSFRSHPKKQQTRTGTFRLMATSHAGSDDMEYKNFKCNYTLSKDGRITNLSSCTEMSPEHEYYEKTLRIPKLHEDDYYDYRRRIRKDPYAVDFNDSTPQVESVLGGLNIWKTPFFVYLSAALVIILLFCYKFTSWSRWFGKKKKKNYAELFEEFKQGTSEQGSNDMCMDMDMGMNMGMNMDMGMDMGMDMGMGTDTNYYDDGYYVPYYSR